One window of Streptomyces sp. FIT100 genomic DNA carries:
- a CDS encoding LacI family DNA-binding transcriptional regulator, whose product MTLHDVAARAGVSAATVSRVLTGAYRVSPETRDRVRRAAEELDYVVNAQARSLVGSSSGLVAVLLTDITTPFYNRIARGLTEQVTAEKRVCIVSTPQSGDLDGELATIATLRQQSPEAIVLVGGVHESPDYRKRITALANSLDAEGSRLVLCGRPAPTKDAPVTVVEYDGEDGAFAITSHLLSAGHERILFLGGGAGSTTTTPRLRGYRRALEAYGITPDADLVRHGSSTRHFGYEAMGDILTAGRPDFTAVFASDDLAASGALAAMRERELSVPDDISLVGFDDIPVALDTVPALTTVHVPLEEIGRTAIQLALHRDEPEFRNAQRAVLGTHIKVRGSVRPLVRRRR is encoded by the coding sequence GTGACACTGCACGACGTGGCGGCGCGGGCGGGCGTCTCCGCCGCCACGGTCTCACGCGTACTGACCGGCGCCTACCGGGTCTCGCCGGAGACCCGGGACCGGGTGCGCAGGGCGGCCGAAGAGCTCGACTACGTGGTCAACGCCCAGGCACGCTCGCTCGTGGGCAGCTCGTCCGGGCTGGTGGCCGTGCTGCTCACGGACATCACGACGCCGTTCTACAACCGCATCGCCCGAGGGCTCACCGAGCAGGTGACCGCCGAGAAGCGTGTGTGCATCGTCAGCACCCCCCAGTCGGGGGACCTGGACGGGGAGCTCGCGACCATCGCCACACTCCGCCAGCAGAGCCCGGAGGCCATCGTGCTCGTCGGCGGCGTCCACGAGTCCCCGGACTACCGCAAGCGGATCACGGCACTCGCCAACTCCCTCGACGCGGAGGGCTCACGCCTCGTCCTGTGCGGAAGACCCGCCCCCACCAAGGACGCGCCGGTGACGGTGGTCGAGTACGACGGCGAGGACGGTGCCTTCGCGATCACCAGCCATCTGCTGTCGGCCGGCCACGAGCGGATCCTCTTCCTCGGCGGCGGCGCCGGCAGCACGACGACGACTCCGCGTCTGCGCGGGTACCGGCGCGCCCTGGAGGCGTACGGCATCACCCCCGACGCGGACCTGGTCAGGCACGGCTCCTCCACCCGCCACTTCGGCTACGAGGCGATGGGCGACATCCTCACCGCCGGCCGCCCGGACTTCACCGCCGTCTTCGCATCCGACGACCTCGCCGCGTCGGGCGCGCTCGCCGCCATGCGCGAGCGGGAGCTGTCCGTACCGGACGACATCTCCCTCGTGGGCTTCGACGACATCCCCGTCGCACTGGACACGGTGCCGGCCCTGACGACCGTGCACGTACCGCTGGAGGAGATCGGCAGGACAGCGATCCAGCTGGCCCTGCACCGTGACGAGCCGGAGTTCCGCAACGCGCAGCGCGCCGTGCTGGGTACGCACATCAAGGTCCGCGGCTCGGTCCGGCCCCTGGTCCGCCGCCGCCGCTGA
- a CDS encoding polysaccharide lyase 8 family protein gives MKHHMSRRAFMALAGAGASAVLLPAQQAYAADAYADLRTRWAERLTGGAINPADPAYATALGSLGTRAQGHRSTLQTNTGRTELWPDLPLGPSHPSANVTASFGRLRTMALAQATPGTSQSGDTVLATQIADGLSFLANGIYRPGQAVFGNGWDWNIGAPSHLADAATLVYPSLSSAQISAYCASIDHFDPDVTLGGVATGANLADMCRIYTVRGALQGNSAKIGEAATALTTLFPYATSGDGLYPSGSYVFHNGRAYNGTYGIVHFAGIGTLLNLLAGSPWTVTDPGVRNVYDSATTAITPFVRNGLMFDSVRGRAISRADEPDAADGNAAALVLLDLATATAGTDPARAAELRGIAKRWLGRNTAWPITAKGDVASIRRAKSVLDDSGVPEAAQAVGHRQFPEMDRVVHHRPSWSYSISMCSKRTAYYESINGENKHGWHTAEGMAQLYLDNDPAQYNDAFWNTVFAKKLPGTTVDLKDFADSEGASDRSAAAWAGGAVVQGAYGAVGLNLDGLRVTLNARKSWFCFDDCVAALGAGITSTDSRYINTIIENRRTTAALTVDGTVQPNTGGWSGSFSAAQWAHIDGVAGYVFPGGMTIGAYRSNLTGSWSAVNASGPTTPDTRQYVLLQRDHGTNPAGAGYAYVLLPGFTAAQTAARASAPTVSVLANTADVQAVSHSGLGITMANFFAAGSAGPITVDKNAASVVMREQGGTLTVGVSDPTRAHSTVDVTIARSGYVSATPGPGVTVLSLSGQIRLRIDTGTAGGATRTAVLNK, from the coding sequence ATGAAGCACCACATGTCCCGCCGCGCCTTCATGGCCCTCGCCGGAGCCGGCGCGAGCGCCGTACTCCTCCCCGCCCAGCAGGCGTACGCGGCCGACGCCTACGCCGATCTGCGCACCCGCTGGGCCGAGCGGCTGACCGGCGGGGCGATAAACCCTGCCGACCCCGCCTACGCCACCGCGCTCGGCAGCCTCGGTACAAGGGCCCAGGGCCACCGCTCGACACTGCAGACGAACACGGGCCGCACCGAGCTGTGGCCCGACCTGCCCCTGGGACCGTCCCACCCGTCCGCGAACGTGACCGCCAGCTTCGGACGGCTCAGGACCATGGCCCTGGCCCAGGCCACCCCCGGCACGTCCCAGAGCGGGGACACGGTCCTCGCCACCCAGATCGCCGACGGCCTCTCCTTCCTGGCCAACGGCATCTACAGGCCCGGACAGGCGGTCTTCGGCAACGGCTGGGACTGGAACATCGGCGCACCGTCCCATCTGGCCGACGCGGCGACCCTGGTGTACCCGTCGCTGTCGTCCGCCCAGATCTCCGCGTACTGCGCCTCGATCGACCACTTCGACCCGGACGTCACCCTCGGCGGCGTCGCCACCGGCGCCAATCTGGCCGACATGTGCCGCATCTACACCGTCCGCGGCGCGCTCCAGGGCAACTCCGCGAAGATCGGCGAGGCGGCCACGGCGCTGACCACCCTGTTCCCGTACGCGACCTCGGGAGACGGCCTGTACCCGAGCGGGTCGTACGTCTTCCACAACGGCAGGGCCTACAACGGCACTTACGGCATCGTCCACTTCGCCGGCATCGGGACGCTGCTGAACCTGCTCGCCGGCTCGCCCTGGACGGTGACCGATCCGGGCGTGCGGAACGTCTACGACTCCGCGACGACGGCGATCACCCCGTTCGTCCGCAACGGGCTGATGTTCGACTCCGTACGCGGCCGGGCGATCTCCCGCGCCGACGAACCCGACGCCGCCGACGGCAACGCGGCCGCGCTCGTCCTCCTCGACCTCGCCACGGCGACCGCGGGCACGGACCCCGCCCGGGCGGCGGAACTGCGCGGCATCGCAAAACGCTGGCTGGGACGGAACACGGCCTGGCCGATCACGGCCAAGGGGGACGTCGCCTCGATCCGCCGCGCCAAGTCCGTACTGGACGACAGCGGTGTCCCCGAGGCGGCGCAGGCCGTCGGGCACCGGCAGTTCCCCGAGATGGACCGGGTCGTGCACCACCGCCCGAGCTGGTCGTACTCAATCTCCATGTGCTCGAAGCGCACCGCGTACTACGAGTCCATCAACGGCGAGAACAAGCACGGCTGGCACACCGCCGAGGGCATGGCCCAGCTCTACCTCGACAACGATCCCGCCCAGTACAACGACGCCTTCTGGAACACCGTCTTCGCCAAGAAGCTGCCCGGCACCACGGTCGATCTGAAGGACTTCGCCGACAGCGAGGGGGCCTCCGACCGCTCGGCCGCCGCCTGGGCCGGTGGGGCCGTCGTCCAGGGGGCGTACGGCGCGGTCGGGCTCAACCTGGACGGACTGAGGGTCACGCTCAACGCGCGCAAGTCATGGTTCTGCTTCGACGACTGCGTGGCGGCTCTCGGTGCGGGGATCACCTCCACGGACAGCCGGTACATCAACACGATCATCGAGAACCGCAGGACGACGGCCGCGCTGACCGTCGACGGCACCGTCCAGCCCAACACCGGGGGCTGGTCCGGGTCGTTCAGCGCGGCGCAATGGGCGCACATCGACGGCGTGGCAGGCTATGTCTTCCCCGGCGGCATGACGATCGGGGCATACCGCAGCAATCTCACCGGGAGCTGGAGCGCGGTCAACGCGAGCGGGCCCACGACTCCCGACACCCGCCAGTACGTGCTGTTGCAGCGCGACCACGGGACCAATCCGGCGGGCGCCGGCTACGCCTATGTCCTGCTGCCGGGCTTCACCGCCGCCCAGACGGCGGCGCGGGCGTCGGCGCCCACCGTGAGCGTGCTGGCCAACACCGCCGACGTGCAGGCGGTGAGCCATTCCGGCCTCGGCATCACGATGGCGAACTTCTTCGCCGCGGGCAGCGCCGGCCCCATCACGGTCGACAAGAACGCAGCCTCGGTCGTCATGCGCGAGCAGGGCGGAACGCTGACCGTGGGCGTCTCCGACCCGACCCGCGCCCACAGCACCGTCGATGTGACCATCGCGCGCTCCGGCTACGTCTCCGCCACTCCGGGGCCCGGGGTGACCGTGCTGTCCCTGTCCGGCCAGATCAGACTGCGGATCGACACGGGCACGGCCGGCGGTGCCACACGGACCGCCGTGCTGAACAAGTAG
- a CDS encoding carbohydrate ABC transporter permease encodes MSATVTAPATAPASPPAGPVPPHGRPRPVPLALNRLVVNGILALGIVYTFLPVTWLLFAATKDRQDMVRTGGFEFGTFRLWENIEYTFAYGDGIIVRWMLNSLVYALGGGMICAFVCLLGGYAFDKFTFPAKGKFFGVVLMATMVPMTVLAMPIYLLGSEIGATNTYWGMLLPSMFGFLPFGLYMSRVFSSSHVPDEIVEAARMDGAGEFAIFLRIALPTMRSPFMTLLLLSFNGIWNDFYTPLLMLSDHELYPLSLGIYGWFMEAAAHPELYPMIMVGSVVSLIPVVALFLSLQKYWKSGLTTGAVK; translated from the coding sequence GTGAGCGCCACCGTCACCGCCCCTGCCACCGCGCCCGCCTCGCCACCGGCCGGGCCCGTCCCGCCGCACGGCCGGCCCCGCCCGGTGCCCCTGGCCCTCAACAGGCTGGTGGTCAACGGGATCCTGGCGCTCGGGATCGTCTACACATTTCTGCCGGTCACCTGGCTGCTGTTCGCGGCAACCAAGGACCGCCAGGACATGGTCCGTACCGGAGGCTTCGAATTCGGCACGTTCCGGCTGTGGGAGAACATCGAGTACACCTTCGCGTACGGCGACGGGATCATCGTGCGATGGATGCTCAACAGCCTGGTCTACGCTCTGGGCGGCGGCATGATCTGCGCGTTCGTCTGCCTCCTGGGCGGCTACGCCTTCGACAAGTTCACCTTCCCCGCCAAGGGCAAATTCTTCGGCGTCGTGCTGATGGCCACCATGGTCCCGATGACGGTCCTCGCCATGCCCATCTATCTGCTGGGCTCGGAGATCGGGGCGACCAACACGTACTGGGGGATGCTGCTTCCGTCGATGTTCGGTTTCCTCCCCTTCGGGCTGTACATGTCGCGGGTGTTCAGCAGCAGCCATGTGCCGGACGAGATCGTCGAAGCGGCGCGGATGGACGGAGCCGGCGAGTTCGCGATCTTCCTGCGTATCGCCCTGCCGACGATGCGTTCCCCCTTCATGACGCTCCTGCTGCTGTCGTTCAACGGCATCTGGAACGACTTCTACACCCCGCTGCTGATGCTGTCCGACCACGAGCTCTACCCGCTCAGCCTCGGTATCTACGGCTGGTTCATGGAAGCCGCGGCCCATCCCGAGCTCTATCCGATGATCATGGTCGGCTCGGTGGTCTCCCTGATCCCCGTCGTCGCCCTCTTCCTCTCGCTGCAGAAGTACTGGAAGTCCGGTCTGACGACCGGCGCGGTCAAGTAG
- a CDS encoding carbohydrate ABC transporter permease, protein MPRSRAGVTQRQHRPAALFLAPFYVMFLLCLIAPLAYTAWLSLFHEESSGLGFGGTTNVFVGLDNLQKALVDTAFWKSFRIPLLYCLIYVPVMIGAGVLMALLLDSVYARAKQFFQLALYAPHVIPGVIATIIWVYLYTPGISPVVDAFDRLGLPWSLGNDYAVVAAIANITVWLGAGYATVIFFAALQAIPRELIEAATIDGAGAVRTALSVKVPLIRGAIGMVAVFNVIASFQMFAGPLLLRQQTRTVTFEWTPVLFIYNRAFNLKDYGYAAATSLVFAAAIGLACYAGHRLTKRRTA, encoded by the coding sequence GTGCCCCGCTCCCGAGCCGGTGTGACCCAGCGACAACACCGCCCCGCCGCGCTGTTCCTCGCCCCCTTCTACGTGATGTTCCTGCTGTGCCTGATCGCGCCGCTCGCCTACACGGCCTGGCTGAGCCTCTTCCACGAGGAGAGCTCGGGACTCGGCTTCGGCGGCACCACGAACGTGTTCGTGGGGCTGGACAACCTCCAGAAGGCACTGGTCGACACGGCGTTCTGGAAGAGCTTCCGCATCCCCCTGCTCTACTGCCTGATCTACGTGCCCGTGATGATCGGCGCGGGCGTGCTCATGGCCCTGCTGCTCGACTCCGTCTACGCGCGGGCCAAGCAGTTCTTCCAGCTCGCGCTGTACGCGCCGCACGTGATCCCCGGGGTCATCGCCACCATCATCTGGGTCTACCTCTACACACCCGGGATCAGCCCGGTCGTCGACGCCTTCGACAGGCTTGGCCTGCCCTGGAGCCTCGGCAACGACTACGCGGTCGTGGCCGCCATCGCCAACATCACCGTGTGGCTCGGCGCCGGCTACGCCACGGTGATCTTCTTCGCCGCGCTCCAGGCGATCCCCCGCGAGCTGATCGAGGCCGCCACCATCGACGGGGCCGGAGCGGTCCGCACCGCCCTGTCGGTCAAGGTGCCGCTGATCCGGGGCGCGATCGGCATGGTCGCGGTCTTCAACGTGATCGCCTCGTTCCAGATGTTCGCCGGCCCTCTGCTGCTGAGGCAGCAGACCCGGACGGTCACCTTCGAGTGGACCCCGGTCCTGTTCATCTACAACCGGGCCTTCAATCTCAAGGACTACGGCTACGCCGCCGCCACCTCGCTCGTGTTCGCCGCCGCCATCGGTCTCGCCTGCTACGCCGGGCACCGCCTGACGAAGAGGAGGACGGCGTGA
- a CDS encoding ABC transporter substrate-binding protein codes for MRTSLRRTACAAVVASLSLLATACGGSDSSGKDASGDKPAVTHLTLWAGTKGSREIVEAFNKSHKDIQVKLEEVPDNDTKIPNAVKAGNAPDIAVLQYNQLPKHAAQGELEDISAQVGETVKAKFPESVRQLVTLGDKVWGVPNDAGVMVMFYRKDLFEKYGIEVPKTWDDFKAAAEKVKKADKSLSLAPANLDANLITAMCWQAGATWFSADGGTWKVDIDNEISHKVADYWDDLADRKLLDASEGEALTKQKVDGRILTEVSGIWAGGYMKTGQPDQSGKWAVAPLPTWDRTPASAMFGGTSFVVPEGAKNVDAAVEFITWATTTPEAVKARLAEGTSSTLPANPELAEAASSTFDPAYFGGQDIHAVAREALKTMPSDWAYSPTATTDTRLADAMGKVKAGDIRLSEIFAPAETATVADLKNRGLKVAQ; via the coding sequence ATGCGCACGTCACTTCGGAGAACCGCCTGTGCGGCGGTCGTCGCCTCGCTCTCCCTGCTCGCCACGGCGTGCGGCGGTTCCGACTCGTCCGGGAAGGACGCGTCGGGGGACAAGCCGGCGGTCACCCACCTCACCCTGTGGGCCGGCACCAAGGGCTCGCGCGAGATCGTCGAAGCCTTCAACAAGTCGCACAAGGACATCCAGGTGAAGTTGGAGGAGGTGCCCGACAACGACACCAAGATCCCCAACGCCGTGAAGGCGGGCAACGCCCCCGACATCGCCGTCCTCCAGTACAACCAGCTGCCCAAGCACGCCGCACAGGGTGAGTTGGAGGACATCAGTGCCCAGGTGGGCGAGACCGTGAAGGCGAAGTTCCCCGAATCCGTCCGGCAGCTGGTCACGCTCGGCGACAAGGTCTGGGGCGTGCCGAACGACGCCGGCGTGATGGTGATGTTCTACCGAAAGGACCTCTTCGAGAAGTACGGCATCGAGGTCCCGAAGACCTGGGACGACTTCAAGGCCGCCGCCGAGAAGGTCAAGAAGGCGGACAAGAGTCTCAGTCTCGCCCCCGCGAACCTCGACGCCAACCTGATCACCGCAATGTGCTGGCAGGCCGGCGCCACGTGGTTCTCCGCCGACGGCGGCACGTGGAAGGTCGACATCGACAACGAGATCTCCCACAAGGTCGCCGACTACTGGGACGACCTGGCCGACAGGAAGCTCCTGGACGCGAGCGAGGGCGAGGCCCTGACCAAGCAGAAGGTCGACGGCAGGATCCTCACCGAGGTCTCCGGCATCTGGGCCGGCGGCTACATGAAGACCGGTCAGCCCGACCAGTCCGGCAAGTGGGCCGTGGCGCCGCTGCCCACCTGGGACAGAACACCCGCCTCGGCCATGTTCGGCGGCACCTCGTTCGTCGTACCCGAGGGCGCCAAGAACGTCGACGCCGCAGTGGAGTTCATCACCTGGGCGACCACCACGCCCGAGGCGGTCAAGGCCCGCCTCGCCGAGGGCACGAGCAGCACGCTGCCCGCCAACCCGGAGCTGGCCGAGGCCGCGTCCAGCACCTTCGATCCGGCCTACTTCGGTGGCCAGGACATCCACGCCGTGGCACGCGAGGCGCTCAAGACCATGCCGTCCGACTGGGCGTACTCCCCCACCGCCACCACCGACACCCGGCTCGCGGACGCGATGGGCAAGGTCAAGGCCGGTGACATCAGGCTCAGCGAGATCTTCGCGCCGGCCGAGACCGCGACGGTGGCGGACCTGAAGAACCGCGGCCTGAAGGTCGCGCAGTAG
- a CDS encoding alpha-L-fucosidase: MPPRAPAASVRRFQSWRFGLFVHWGLYSAAARHEWVKYRERLTDQQYQPYFDHFDADLYDPGAWAELATQAGMRYAVLTTKHHEGFCLWDSDLTDYKVTRTPHGKDAVGPFIEAFRTAGLGIGLYHSLIDWHHPDFTVDSHHPQRDDTAARSADTGRDMGRYADHLNGQVRELLTRYGGIDIMWFDFSYPDHDIYEQPISDGKGRAAWRSERLVETVRSLQPDILLNDRLDLPGSADFTTAEQYQPAGPVLVDGHPVVWEACHTLNGSWGYDRDNLDDKPAELLVRMLVDAVSKDGNLLLNVGPNARGEIDQRAARTLREIGAWMRLHSSAIHDAGPSTYEAPDGCRYTQRGDRLYLHLFTWPMKHVRLPGLAGKVRYARFLADHSEVRRDEPPADGAGSTLTLELPVQRPDVAVPVVELVLHDS, translated from the coding sequence ATGCCTCCACGTGCCCCCGCCGCATCGGTGCGGCGCTTCCAGTCCTGGCGCTTCGGCCTCTTCGTCCACTGGGGCCTCTACTCGGCGGCCGCGCGCCACGAGTGGGTCAAGTACCGCGAGCGCCTCACCGACCAGCAGTACCAGCCCTACTTCGACCACTTCGACGCCGACCTGTACGACCCGGGCGCCTGGGCGGAGCTCGCCACGCAGGCGGGCATGCGGTACGCGGTGCTCACCACCAAGCACCACGAGGGCTTCTGCCTCTGGGACAGCGACCTCACCGACTACAAGGTGACCAGAACCCCGCACGGCAAGGACGCGGTCGGGCCGTTCATCGAGGCGTTCCGCACGGCCGGGCTCGGCATCGGCCTCTACCACTCCCTCATCGACTGGCACCACCCCGACTTCACCGTCGACTCCCACCATCCGCAGCGCGACGACACGGCGGCCAGGTCCGCCGACACCGGCCGGGACATGGGCCGGTACGCCGACCACCTGAACGGCCAGGTGCGGGAGCTGCTCACGCGGTACGGCGGCATCGACATCATGTGGTTCGACTTCTCCTACCCCGATCACGACATCTACGAGCAGCCGATATCCGACGGCAAGGGCCGGGCGGCGTGGCGGTCGGAGCGGCTCGTGGAGACCGTTCGCTCCCTCCAGCCGGACATCCTGCTCAACGACCGCCTCGACCTGCCGGGCAGCGCGGACTTCACCACCGCCGAGCAGTACCAGCCGGCCGGTCCGGTCCTGGTCGACGGGCACCCCGTCGTGTGGGAGGCATGCCACACCCTGAACGGCAGCTGGGGCTACGACCGGGACAACCTCGACGACAAGCCGGCCGAGCTGCTGGTCCGGATGCTCGTCGACGCCGTCTCCAAGGACGGCAACCTGCTGCTCAACGTGGGCCCCAACGCCCGCGGCGAGATCGATCAGCGGGCGGCGCGCACCCTGCGTGAGATCGGCGCGTGGATGCGGCTGCACTCCTCCGCGATCCACGACGCGGGGCCCAGCACGTACGAGGCACCGGACGGCTGCCGTTACACCCAGCGCGGCGACCGCCTCTACCTGCACCTCTTCACCTGGCCGATGAAGCACGTCCGGCTGCCCGGACTCGCGGGCAAGGTGCGGTACGCGCGGTTCCTCGCCGACCACTCCGAGGTGCGCCGCGACGAGCCCCCGGCGGACGGCGCCGGTAGCACGCTCACTCTCGAACTTCCCGTCCAGCGACCGGATGTGGCCGTCCCGGTCGTCGAACTCGTCCTCCACGACTCCTGA
- a CDS encoding hydroxyacid dehydrogenase, which produces MHPDLVEEVLPADLRSRLGSLLRLDPTRAVDDFSDPRAATALARAEVLVSSWGCPPLDEKTLAMAPRLRAVIHAAGSVKGLGIPEDRWGRTLRVSSAANANALPVAQYTLAAVLLAGKRAFALAASYPDDGFRAYPTSSDTGNTERTVGVVGASRIGRLVLELLRPHGFRLLVADPHLDPAGARALGAELTDLDDLLPRADIVTLHAPLLPETRHMIDDRRLGLMRDGAVLINTARGGLVDTEALGRHCAGHPGRSGRIDAVLDVTDPEPLPADHSLFALPNVFVTPHIAGALGSELRLLGEFAVAEVGRFVLGEPLLGEIAVDDLPSIA; this is translated from the coding sequence ATGCACCCCGATCTCGTCGAGGAGGTGCTGCCCGCGGACCTCCGTTCCCGGCTGGGCTCACTCCTCCGGCTCGACCCGACGCGCGCCGTCGACGACTTCAGCGATCCGCGCGCCGCGACGGCTCTCGCCCGCGCGGAGGTGCTCGTCTCCAGCTGGGGCTGTCCTCCGCTCGACGAGAAGACCCTCGCCATGGCGCCGCGGCTGCGGGCGGTCATCCACGCCGCGGGCAGCGTGAAGGGGCTCGGGATCCCGGAGGACCGCTGGGGGCGCACTCTGCGGGTCTCCTCCGCCGCCAACGCCAACGCCCTGCCGGTCGCGCAGTACACCCTGGCCGCCGTACTGCTCGCCGGGAAGCGCGCCTTCGCCCTGGCCGCCAGCTACCCGGACGACGGCTTCCGGGCCTACCCCACCAGCTCCGACACCGGCAACACGGAACGCACCGTCGGCGTCGTGGGCGCATCCAGGATCGGCCGGCTCGTCCTGGAACTGCTGCGGCCGCACGGCTTCCGGCTGCTGGTCGCCGACCCGCACCTGGACCCGGCCGGCGCACGGGCCCTGGGAGCCGAGCTCACCGATCTCGACGACCTGCTGCCCCGCGCCGACATCGTCACCCTGCACGCCCCGCTGCTCCCCGAGACCCGGCACATGATCGACGACCGGCGGCTCGGCCTGATGCGCGACGGGGCGGTCCTGATCAACACCGCACGCGGCGGCCTGGTCGACACCGAGGCCCTGGGCCGCCACTGCGCAGGGCACCCGGGCCGCTCCGGGCGCATCGACGCCGTCCTGGACGTCACCGACCCCGAGCCGCTCCCCGCGGACCACTCCCTCTTCGCGCTGCCCAATGTCTTCGTCACGCCGCACATCGCCGGGGCGCTCGGCAGCGAGCTCAGGCTGCTGGGCGAGTTCGCCGTCGCCGAGGTGGGCCGCTTCGTGCTGGGCGAGCCACTGCTCGGCGAGATCGCCGTCGACGACCTTCCCTCGATCGCCTGA
- a CDS encoding substrate-binding domain-containing protein — MQLNLRQEAILRELRRRGSVRARDLAEELGVTPMTIRRDLAALAERGMLSRTHGGAALPRPRAAALRPLRPQSAADRCHDTGPLTLGMVVPTATYYFRQVIHGARTAAESLDARLVVAVSGYDLEADRAHVERLLDSGVDGLLLTPSHPFARVGRALDWMGELPVPAVVVERRPHPAVPLDHLDFVATDHVRGTVQALRHLVALGHRRIALLTTGSATSDGIRQGFDNVTGLFGLACDAPRVVDHQPGSTEGVEAFLDAVVDSGSTAAVAHPDEETALLVQRARARGLFVPDLLAVVDYDDELAALAEIPLTAVEPPRLALGRTAVTLLVRRLRGEPADQVSAVPQEVLLSPALHVRASTAVRLNG; from the coding sequence GTGCAGCTGAACCTGCGCCAGGAGGCCATCCTGCGTGAACTCCGCCGCCGCGGCTCGGTGCGCGCCCGGGACCTCGCCGAGGAGCTGGGCGTCACACCGATGACGATCCGCAGGGATCTCGCGGCCCTGGCCGAGCGGGGGATGCTCTCCCGCACTCACGGCGGCGCCGCGCTCCCCCGCCCCAGGGCCGCCGCCCTGAGACCCCTGAGACCGCAGTCGGCCGCCGACCGCTGCCACGACACCGGGCCACTGACGCTGGGCATGGTCGTGCCGACGGCCACGTACTACTTCCGCCAGGTGATCCACGGCGCGCGTACGGCGGCGGAGTCCCTGGACGCGCGACTCGTCGTCGCCGTGTCCGGCTACGACCTGGAGGCCGACCGCGCCCATGTCGAGCGGCTGCTCGACAGTGGAGTCGACGGCCTGCTCCTGACCCCCAGTCATCCCTTCGCCCGCGTCGGCAGGGCGCTGGACTGGATGGGCGAGCTCCCCGTCCCGGCCGTCGTCGTGGAGCGCCGGCCTCATCCGGCCGTCCCCCTGGACCACCTTGACTTCGTGGCGACCGACCACGTGCGGGGGACGGTCCAGGCGCTGCGCCATCTGGTTGCGCTGGGCCACCGGCGGATCGCCCTGCTGACGACGGGGAGCGCGACAAGTGACGGGATCCGCCAGGGCTTCGACAACGTGACCGGCCTCTTCGGCCTCGCCTGTGACGCACCCCGCGTGGTCGACCACCAGCCGGGCAGCACGGAGGGCGTGGAGGCGTTTCTCGACGCCGTCGTCGACTCCGGCTCCACCGCCGCTGTCGCCCATCCCGACGAAGAGACGGCCCTTCTGGTGCAACGGGCCCGCGCCCGTGGGCTCTTCGTCCCGGACCTGCTCGCCGTCGTGGACTACGACGACGAGCTCGCGGCGCTGGCCGAGATCCCTCTGACGGCGGTGGAACCACCGCGGCTCGCACTCGGACGTACCGCCGTGACCCTGCTCGTACGGCGGCTGCGCGGCGAGCCGGCGGATCAGGTGTCCGCCGTCCCGCAGGAAGTGCTGCTCTCACCCGCGCTCCATGTCCGGGCCTCCACCGCGGTCCGACTGAACGGCTGA